One window from the genome of Gimesia aquarii encodes:
- a CDS encoding DUF1592 domain-containing protein, which produces MRNKIVRKNRRCFQFRVRTFCLFSTLCFLSFHSTAELIEAKPLTGEQIYRKMCIQCHAANGQGVDDKANPLQGHKSLAELSMLIHETMPEEDPETCQGEEAKRVAEYVFKRFYTKDSQSANQSARVQLSRLTVRQYLYTTADLMANFLGHARTTNQKRGLNAEYYDSRSLRRDKRILQRIDPVVNFQFDNKKPVEKVTNAEEFSIKWEGSVLAEETGDYEFILKTENGARLWVNQAEPIIDEWVSSQGRAKEHKATIRLLAGKPYTLRLHLFKYKDKSASVILEWKPPRKAQEVIPQRNLVPQQVPGTFISSTVFPPDDSVSGYERGIAVSKSWDEATTTAAIEIMTKVIKHLDRMARTKQNDKNRKEKVRQFCHRFAELAFRRPLTDDQKTFFVDQHFKKQTAIEISVKRAILLILKSPRFLYTDREFESVDSFAVASRLSYGLWDSMPDTQLYKAAKAGKLKTSTQVAQQAERMLKDPRAQSKLRYFFHHWLQLDDKEELSKDKALFPEFDKLTVSDLRTSLDLFLDDVVWKGSSDYRQLLLSDYVYLNDRLAKVYNVKLPEGKGFQKVSLDKDKRAGVVTHPYLMANFAYHNLSSPIHRGVFVTRHLLGRTLKPPPQATEFKDADFKPGMTTREKVALITKPAACMSCHSIINPLGFSLEHFDAIGRYREKESQKSIDAKSELVSVTGETIQFNGARDLAEHIAKDRHAHAAFVDQLFHQAVKQPINAYGEKIREKLTTQFEKSDYNIQQLLIEIMKVAALHQPQS; this is translated from the coding sequence ATGAGAAATAAGATTGTTCGAAAGAATCGACGCTGCTTTCAGTTCAGAGTTCGTACGTTTTGCCTTTTCTCAACTCTTTGCTTTTTGAGTTTCCACAGTACTGCTGAGTTAATTGAAGCGAAACCTCTTACGGGTGAGCAGATCTATCGCAAGATGTGTATTCAATGCCACGCCGCCAATGGCCAAGGCGTTGACGATAAGGCAAACCCCTTGCAAGGTCATAAAAGCCTGGCTGAATTGAGCATGCTCATTCATGAAACGATGCCGGAAGAAGATCCGGAGACCTGCCAGGGTGAAGAGGCAAAACGTGTAGCAGAGTATGTTTTCAAGCGGTTTTATACAAAAGATTCTCAGTCAGCCAACCAAAGCGCGCGCGTTCAACTTTCGCGTTTGACTGTGCGACAGTACCTGTATACCACTGCCGACTTAATGGCGAATTTTCTGGGCCACGCCAGAACGACAAATCAAAAGCGCGGTTTAAATGCAGAATACTACGACAGTCGCAGTTTACGTCGCGACAAACGGATTCTCCAACGTATTGATCCCGTCGTGAACTTTCAGTTTGACAATAAAAAGCCCGTTGAAAAAGTCACAAACGCCGAAGAGTTCTCTATCAAATGGGAGGGTTCGGTCCTCGCAGAAGAAACTGGTGACTACGAGTTCATTCTGAAAACTGAAAATGGGGCCCGCTTATGGGTGAATCAGGCAGAGCCCATTATTGATGAATGGGTCAGTTCTCAGGGACGGGCCAAAGAGCATAAAGCCACCATCCGTTTGTTGGCAGGCAAACCTTATACACTCCGATTGCATCTATTCAAATACAAAGACAAATCGGCATCGGTTATACTGGAATGGAAACCTCCTCGCAAAGCACAGGAAGTGATTCCGCAACGGAATCTGGTTCCTCAGCAAGTGCCGGGAACGTTTATCAGTTCGACCGTCTTTCCACCTGATGACAGCGTGTCCGGGTACGAACGGGGTATCGCGGTTTCCAAATCCTGGGACGAAGCAACAACCACGGCAGCCATCGAGATCATGACCAAGGTCATCAAACATCTCGACCGAATGGCACGCACAAAACAGAATGACAAAAATCGTAAAGAAAAAGTCAGGCAGTTTTGCCATCGCTTCGCAGAACTGGCATTTCGTCGTCCTTTAACTGACGACCAAAAAACATTTTTTGTCGATCAACACTTCAAAAAGCAAACTGCGATCGAAATATCAGTCAAACGCGCTATTCTTTTGATCTTGAAATCACCACGATTCCTTTATACAGACCGCGAGTTTGAATCGGTAGACAGTTTTGCAGTCGCGTCCCGGCTCTCATATGGTTTGTGGGATTCAATGCCAGACACACAACTCTATAAGGCCGCCAAAGCGGGAAAATTGAAGACCTCGACTCAGGTCGCCCAACAGGCAGAACGGATGCTCAAAGATCCGCGTGCACAATCCAAGCTCCGTTATTTCTTTCATCACTGGTTACAGTTAGATGATAAGGAAGAACTATCAAAAGACAAAGCACTCTTTCCGGAATTTGATAAGCTGACGGTCTCCGACCTCCGGACCTCACTCGATCTGTTCCTCGATGATGTGGTCTGGAAAGGCTCTTCTGATTATCGGCAATTGCTCCTGTCAGACTACGTCTATCTTAATGATCGATTAGCCAAAGTTTATAATGTGAAACTCCCGGAAGGAAAAGGTTTTCAAAAAGTTTCGCTGGATAAAGATAAGCGGGCCGGTGTGGTCACACACCCATACCTCATGGCTAACTTTGCTTATCACAATTTAAGTTCGCCCATCCACCGTGGTGTTTTTGTGACACGTCATCTGTTAGGAAGAACATTGAAACCACCACCACAGGCCACGGAATTCAAAGATGCAGATTTCAAGCCGGGTATGACCACACGCGAAAAAGTGGCGTTGATCACCAAGCCTGCGGCCTGTATGTCGTGCCACAGCATCATCAACCCGCTTGGTTTTAGTTTGGAGCACTTTGATGCCATTGGCCGATATAGAGAAAAGGAATCCCAAAAATCGATTGATGCTAAATCGGAATTAGTTTCCGTCACCGGTGAAACAATTCAATTTAATGGAGCCCGAGACCTGGCTGAACATATTGCCAAAGATCGGCATGCCCACGCAGCATTTGTCGATCAGTTATTTCATCAGGCTGTGAAACAGCCCATTAATGCCTATGGCGAAAAGATTCGTGAAAAATTAACCACGCAATTTGAAAAGTCTGACTATAATATTCAACAACTGCTGATAGAAATTATGAAGGTTGCCGCTTTACACCAACCTCAGTCCTGA
- a CDS encoding transthyretin-like family protein: protein MVIRFLCKCGKKLKAPDEYIGKKVSCSKCGHISRVPDKEKVLAAKEKSKLSSASYVQLPPLSEVHKPEEHDSEETSPKKPEAPASSNIANQLLRHTDSSKADKTDSFDSGKPKPEESKQKKKTGIKKWLDENQYAKEVGKHYAKMILPGAAVVILVCYGLYSLMSSMVKTVDHPPLEIVSGIVTLDGQPLPRAEVTFVPQDTWKEDKKPAQSVGITDEQGKFSLNYLKDLKGAAVGNHIVRIVSYEKQVPAIYNVKSVLTYEVKDKNKDVEFKLISK from the coding sequence ATGGTGATTCGATTTTTATGCAAATGCGGCAAAAAGCTGAAAGCGCCTGATGAGTACATAGGCAAAAAAGTCTCCTGTTCAAAATGTGGCCACATTTCAAGAGTTCCTGACAAAGAAAAAGTGCTTGCAGCGAAAGAAAAAAGCAAACTCTCTTCAGCAAGCTATGTTCAGCTTCCCCCGCTCTCGGAAGTTCACAAACCTGAGGAACATGATTCCGAGGAAACGTCTCCTAAAAAACCGGAAGCACCTGCGTCTAGTAATATTGCGAATCAATTACTGCGTCATACGGATTCGTCCAAAGCGGACAAAACAGATTCTTTTGACTCAGGAAAACCCAAACCTGAAGAATCAAAACAAAAGAAAAAAACGGGAATCAAAAAATGGTTGGATGAGAATCAATATGCAAAAGAAGTCGGCAAACATTATGCAAAAATGATTCTTCCTGGTGCTGCCGTAGTGATTTTGGTTTGTTATGGCTTATATTCTTTAATGTCTTCGATGGTCAAAACCGTTGATCATCCACCACTGGAAATTGTGAGCGGGATCGTAACCCTTGATGGTCAACCACTACCACGTGCCGAGGTTACTTTTGTTCCCCAGGACACATGGAAGGAAGATAAAAAACCAGCACAATCAGTAGGCATCACAGATGAGCAAGGAAAATTTTCGCTCAATTATTTAAAAGATCTCAAGGGAGCGGCAGTCGGAAATCATATCGTTCGAATCGTCTCTTATGAAAAACAAGTCCCAGCGATTTACAATGTAAAGTCTGTGCTCACATATGAAGTAAAAGATAAAAATAAAGACGTAGAGTTTAAACTGATCTCCAAATAA
- a CDS encoding DUF1559 domain-containing protein, giving the protein MRRNRMRLARGFTLIELLVVIAIIAILIALLLPAVQQAREAARRSTCQNNLKQIALALHNYHDLHGTFPPGELTSSFDGGLGANDRTYAFATEGTLINGSGRHGTSWMFHILPQIEQAQIYDLWNFQRNVYGNGVLLLPTDTFTPLFTPTQTNIPAYYCPSRRSDMNLTQFSNLQRVNVNFTKGGNDYVGCIGSGLAFNNLSLGIPGATWAVTPAQNLNEPIQPTALGPPGIMKTPHPFDIGVFSVNSSTRMGDIKDGTSNVIIVGEAQRLTIPGTLDNLRSRDGWAWGGAATLFSTREGPNKALSIAGPGSDHDGIAQFAFADGGVRAISENIDGFIFANLGNMSNGIPVGE; this is encoded by the coding sequence ATGCGTAGAAACCGAATGCGTCTCGCTCGAGGCTTTACGTTGATTGAGTTGTTGGTAGTCATTGCAATCATTGCGATTCTTATTGCTCTCCTTTTACCAGCAGTTCAACAGGCACGCGAAGCAGCTCGCCGTTCCACATGTCAAAACAATTTAAAGCAAATTGCTTTGGCCCTTCATAACTATCATGACTTACATGGTACTTTTCCTCCTGGAGAATTAACGTCCTCTTTTGATGGTGGACTCGGTGCTAATGATCGCACCTATGCGTTTGCTACTGAAGGAACGCTCATTAATGGATCAGGGCGCCATGGAACAAGCTGGATGTTCCATATCCTACCGCAGATTGAGCAGGCACAGATTTACGACTTATGGAATTTCCAACGTAATGTCTATGGGAACGGAGTCCTGTTACTCCCGACAGATACCTTCACCCCGCTTTTCACTCCAACTCAGACAAATATCCCTGCATATTACTGCCCCTCTCGACGCAGTGATATGAATTTAACCCAGTTTAGTAATCTGCAAAGGGTGAATGTTAACTTCACCAAAGGCGGAAATGACTATGTAGGTTGTATCGGCTCAGGACTTGCTTTCAACAATTTGTCTTTAGGTATCCCTGGAGCAACCTGGGCTGTCACACCAGCTCAAAATCTTAATGAACCTATTCAGCCAACGGCTCTCGGCCCTCCCGGTATCATGAAAACGCCACATCCATTCGATATTGGAGTTTTCTCTGTGAATAGCAGTACCAGAATGGGTGACATTAAAGATGGTACATCAAATGTAATCATTGTCGGTGAAGCACAACGTCTGACAATTCCTGGCACATTGGATAATTTAAGAAGCCGCGATGGTTGGGCCTGGGGAGGAGCCGCTACGCTCTTCAGCACACGAGAAGGACCTAATAAAGCACTCAGTATTGCAGGTCCTGGAAGCGATCACGATGGGATTGCACAATTTGCGTTTGCTGATGGTGGAGTTCGTGCGATCTCAGAGAATATCGATGGTTTCATATTTGCTAACTTGGGCAACATGTCGAATGGAATTCCCGTAGGGGAATAA
- a CDS encoding 3-keto-disaccharide hydrolase — MTLLCIPNVGHSEDLPHYKPLFNGKDLTGWVNVNTDKDTWFVRDGMLICTGHPIGVMRTEKQYENFLLHVEWRHMEAGGNSGVFAWSEGTVPEGKRLPKGMEIQMLELEWVNLHKKKDGTLPPIAYVHGELFGANGLTTIPDNPRGTRSKSIENRCKGKGEWNVYDVVCVDGVVKLSVNGKFVNGVRNASVKKGYLCLESEGAEIQFRSIQIMELPPGVTSKAQTAPLLK; from the coding sequence CTGACTCTGCTTTGCATTCCAAATGTTGGCCATTCAGAAGACCTCCCACATTACAAGCCTCTCTTCAATGGCAAAGATCTCACCGGCTGGGTGAATGTTAACACCGACAAAGATACCTGGTTCGTTCGCGATGGCATGCTGATCTGCACCGGGCACCCCATCGGTGTGATGCGAACCGAGAAACAGTACGAGAACTTTCTGCTCCATGTTGAATGGCGCCATATGGAAGCGGGTGGAAATTCAGGTGTGTTTGCCTGGAGTGAAGGCACCGTCCCCGAAGGCAAACGCTTGCCCAAAGGTATGGAAATTCAAATGCTGGAACTGGAGTGGGTCAATCTCCACAAGAAAAAAGATGGAACTCTCCCTCCGATTGCCTACGTTCATGGAGAACTCTTTGGTGCCAATGGTTTGACGACAATTCCCGATAACCCACGTGGCACTCGCAGTAAATCCATCGAAAATCGCTGCAAAGGAAAAGGGGAATGGAATGTCTATGATGTCGTCTGTGTCGACGGTGTTGTGAAACTTTCTGTAAATGGGAAATTTGTGAATGGAGTCCGAAATGCTTCTGTTAAGAAAGGATATCTCTGTCTCGAATCAGAAGGGGCAGAAATCCAATTTCGCAGTATCCAGATCATGGAACTGCCCCCCGGCGTCACAAGCAAAGCACAAACAGCGCCACTTCTGAAATAG
- a CDS encoding DUF1501 domain-containing protein, whose product MLSFKSSHIQRHQACSRRTFLQAGVLGLTGFTLADLLRAEEQAGVRSSSKAIINVHLDGGPPHMDMIDLKPEAPAEIRGEFQPIATNVPGLKLCEMLPRMAANANQFAFIRSLVGSAGVHDAFQCQSGFRKKDMLSVGGRPALGSVISKLKGSPQDRAPSFVDIMQGRGLVRNSARPGFLGPAHQPFRPDISELFKRELEKGMQGELKRLGTDHQVSLKLNPSLSIQRLENRTTLLSELDSIRRQVDASGMMDAMDRFSQQAVSILTSGRMADAMDFSKEDPASLARYTPLSRKADPRFYTTEGPDAVKKFLLARRLIEAGVRCVSISISDFDTHSSNFDRLRQILPIVDHGLTTLVTDLEERGMLDDVTIVAWGEFGRTPRINSKKGGRDHWPRVGPAILAGGGMRTGQVIGKTDRTASAVIQRPVDYKDVFATLYHNLGIDPHAVTLIDPRGRPQYLLDEGQRLTELA is encoded by the coding sequence ATGCTGTCATTCAAAAGCTCACACATACAGCGACATCAGGCCTGCTCTCGTCGTACCTTTCTTCAAGCAGGAGTGCTGGGACTCACGGGATTCACACTGGCTGACCTGTTGCGGGCTGAAGAACAGGCAGGAGTTCGCTCCTCTTCCAAAGCCATCATCAATGTGCATCTGGATGGTGGCCCTCCGCATATGGATATGATCGATTTGAAACCCGAGGCTCCAGCGGAAATTCGGGGGGAATTTCAACCGATCGCTACCAATGTGCCGGGGCTGAAACTCTGTGAGATGCTGCCGCGGATGGCAGCGAATGCGAATCAGTTTGCCTTCATCCGATCCCTGGTAGGATCTGCCGGTGTGCACGATGCCTTTCAGTGTCAGTCCGGCTTTCGTAAAAAAGACATGCTCTCTGTGGGGGGGCGCCCTGCACTGGGTTCCGTGATTTCCAAACTCAAAGGCTCACCTCAAGATCGCGCTCCTTCCTTTGTTGACATTATGCAGGGTCGAGGTTTAGTCCGTAATAGTGCGCGTCCCGGTTTTTTAGGTCCCGCACATCAACCCTTTCGCCCGGATATCTCTGAGTTATTCAAACGTGAGCTGGAAAAAGGGATGCAAGGTGAACTCAAACGACTGGGGACAGACCATCAAGTCAGTCTGAAGCTGAACCCTTCGCTCAGCATCCAACGTCTGGAAAACCGAACAACGTTACTTTCCGAATTAGATTCCATTCGGCGTCAGGTCGATGCAAGCGGCATGATGGATGCTATGGATCGTTTTTCTCAACAGGCGGTGAGCATTCTGACATCGGGTCGAATGGCTGACGCGATGGATTTTTCCAAAGAAGATCCCGCCAGCTTAGCGCGCTATACTCCCCTGTCTCGCAAAGCTGACCCCCGTTTTTATACAACGGAAGGACCGGATGCGGTGAAAAAATTTCTATTAGCCCGCCGGCTCATCGAAGCGGGTGTTCGTTGCGTGAGTATTTCCATCAGTGATTTTGATACTCATAGCAGCAATTTTGATCGCCTGCGACAAATATTGCCGATTGTAGATCATGGTCTCACGACTCTGGTAACAGACCTCGAAGAACGCGGGATGCTGGATGATGTGACAATCGTTGCCTGGGGAGAATTTGGGCGGACACCTCGCATCAATTCCAAAAAGGGAGGCCGCGATCATTGGCCACGCGTTGGCCCTGCTATTCTCGCCGGTGGAGGCATGCGGACAGGACAGGTCATCGGCAAAACAGACCGCACCGCCAGCGCAGTCATTCAGCGCCCCGTCGATTATAAAGATGTCTTCGCTACGCTGTACCATAACCTGGGAATTGATCCACATGCCGTCACCCTCATCGATCCACGGGGCAGACCGCAATACCTGCTCGATGAAGGCCAGCGTCTCACGGAACTTGCGTGA
- a CDS encoding c-type heme family protein: MRFTVPMAFCSAMTLAGMFCFAIFLFAEPPEEKKSSVSVKPKSVDPGRKTETQKASKKRLVSVEVARERAKLTHSIYATTLEAMHHHYFFHDRANVPARVMEDMFEDIARQENIKAKWIAVNAKAMSIDHEPESAFEKQAVKEISSGKPTYERVEKGVYRSAFAVSLMNNGCLGCHLGFGANENKKPRFAGLVISIPVKED, from the coding sequence ATGCGTTTCACTGTACCAATGGCTTTTTGTTCGGCGATGACTTTGGCTGGCATGTTCTGTTTTGCTATTTTTCTATTTGCTGAACCGCCGGAAGAGAAAAAAAGCAGTGTGAGTGTGAAACCGAAATCCGTTGATCCAGGTCGGAAAACGGAGACTCAAAAGGCTTCGAAGAAACGTCTTGTATCCGTGGAAGTCGCGCGCGAGCGTGCGAAATTAACACATAGTATTTATGCAACTACTCTCGAAGCAATGCACCATCACTACTTCTTCCATGACAGGGCGAACGTTCCTGCGCGTGTGATGGAAGATATGTTTGAGGATATCGCACGTCAGGAGAATATCAAGGCGAAGTGGATTGCCGTCAATGCCAAGGCAATGAGCATTGATCATGAACCCGAAAGCGCGTTTGAAAAACAGGCAGTCAAGGAAATTTCGTCAGGTAAACCCACATATGAACGAGTCGAAAAGGGTGTGTACCGAAGTGCCTTCGCGGTTTCATTAATGAATAACGGATGTCTGGGCTGCCACCTTGGTTTTGGCGCGAATGAAAACAAAAAACCTCGTTTTGCCGGGTTGGTGATTTCGATCCCCGTCAAAGAAGATTAA
- a CDS encoding sigma-70 family RNA polymerase sigma factor, whose product MNATQTTTLQVDSARSRADLARNWVKVQPSLMAFVVASTPQFNDAEDLLQEVAAEVALRYDEYDSSRPFLPWALWIAKLKIADYYRGKRRDRVLFMGEAMDALADACSRVQRLMSEERDLLEYCLDQLTERSRRLLGLRYTDDLKPKEIASELGTSTGSVRVTLSRIRTSLMDCVQKRAAGEANVGN is encoded by the coding sequence ATGAATGCGACACAAACAACAACACTTCAAGTCGATTCTGCACGCAGCCGAGCAGATTTGGCACGCAACTGGGTCAAAGTTCAACCTTCATTGATGGCATTCGTGGTGGCATCAACTCCACAGTTCAATGATGCAGAGGACTTACTGCAAGAGGTCGCAGCGGAAGTCGCATTACGTTATGATGAGTATGACAGTTCTCGCCCTTTTTTGCCTTGGGCTTTGTGGATTGCAAAGCTCAAAATTGCCGACTACTACCGAGGTAAACGCCGCGATCGAGTGTTGTTCATGGGTGAGGCCATGGATGCACTCGCTGATGCCTGCTCTCGTGTCCAACGCTTGATGTCAGAAGAACGGGATCTCTTGGAATACTGTCTTGATCAATTAACTGAGCGATCCCGGCGTTTGTTAGGGCTGCGTTATACAGATGATTTGAAGCCAAAAGAAATTGCCAGTGAGTTAGGAACATCAACTGGCTCAGTACGGGTGACGCTTTCCCGTATTCGTACCAGCTTAATGGATTGCGTTCAAAAACGAGCCGCCGGTGAAGCGAATGTCGGAAACTAA
- a CDS encoding anti-sigma factor, which translates to MSETNELKEVTALENIDAYLDGEDLSLEEAQKLEQWIKSDSDNADQAFRRVFLHSYLRQRFQVRSIGEAQVKEMQSRQKEPLVLPSESEIEVKSRQTTPQKQTRRQKRHTLLTWRWFLMIGIGIVSTINLAVLFIKDFQLPYDEDKAFETLFQQSDYAKKTFLMARIAAQPFLYEGFDYSEALLDEKESKGATGLNGGQGWSGPWIDKGPKYSTIIHDPKRQTSGGNDMRLFGSLGFSDQYGNMLLTEGGQFRSGGPAESVTVRHIDLQQVPYALSDEKGFGADGETVWLSFMAQSYDNAGEGRYAYIDFGNEESSLRIGKLASAPRGNWAAAGQVNGTEYNTTSSDVLSGQVVLIVARILFRPGAEEVAMWLNPPLNHIPDLGDVDLRLMTPDLRIERVKIVSQYSTDFDELRVGVSFVDVIPAPDEN; encoded by the coding sequence ATGTCGGAAACTAACGAACTGAAAGAAGTTACAGCGCTCGAGAATATCGATGCGTATCTGGACGGTGAAGATCTTTCGCTGGAAGAGGCGCAAAAGTTAGAGCAGTGGATCAAGTCAGACAGCGACAATGCTGATCAGGCCTTTCGTCGTGTATTTCTGCATTCGTATCTTAGACAGCGGTTCCAGGTCCGATCGATTGGTGAAGCACAAGTCAAAGAGATGCAATCGCGTCAAAAAGAACCGTTGGTTCTACCTTCTGAGTCTGAAATCGAAGTCAAATCCCGTCAGACGACACCACAAAAACAAACACGAAGGCAGAAACGACATACACTGCTGACTTGGCGTTGGTTCCTGATGATCGGAATAGGAATCGTTTCTACTATTAACCTGGCAGTTTTGTTTATCAAAGATTTTCAACTTCCCTATGACGAAGACAAAGCGTTTGAAACTCTTTTTCAGCAGTCTGATTATGCTAAAAAAACGTTTCTGATGGCGCGCATCGCGGCTCAACCTTTTTTATATGAAGGATTTGATTATTCAGAAGCACTTCTGGATGAGAAGGAATCCAAAGGTGCCACCGGTTTGAATGGAGGGCAGGGATGGTCTGGGCCCTGGATCGACAAGGGACCCAAGTACTCTACCATTATTCATGACCCGAAACGACAGACTTCGGGTGGTAATGATATGCGGTTGTTTGGTTCCCTCGGATTTTCTGATCAATATGGGAATATGCTCTTAACAGAAGGTGGCCAGTTTCGTTCGGGGGGGCCTGCAGAATCTGTGACGGTTCGTCACATTGATCTACAACAGGTCCCTTATGCATTATCCGACGAAAAGGGTTTTGGAGCCGACGGCGAAACGGTCTGGCTCAGTTTCATGGCGCAATCCTACGATAATGCAGGTGAGGGACGCTATGCTTATATCGATTTTGGAAACGAAGAATCGAGCCTGCGAATCGGAAAGTTGGCTTCCGCTCCCAGAGGAAACTGGGCTGCCGCGGGACAAGTCAATGGAACCGAATATAATACGACTTCGAGTGACGTGCTTTCGGGGCAGGTTGTCCTGATTGTGGCTCGGATTCTCTTTCGTCCCGGTGCTGAAGAAGTTGCCATGTGGCTGAATCCCCCTCTCAACCACATTCCCGATCTGGGAGATGTGGACTTGCGACTGATGACGCCGGATCTGAGAATCGAGCGTGTCAAAATTGTCAGTCAATACTCAACTGACTTCGATGAACTGCGCGTGGGAGTCTCTTTTGTCGATGTGATTCCAGCCCCTGATGAAAACTGA